The segment TAGAATGCATTAAATATCTTGATAATGTTCTTTGGTTTTAAGCACAACCATTTCAAGGTAAATTGTTGATGagagaacattttattttctcgattttcttttgtttcttataaattaaaacTGCGTTACGAAAGTGTCCAACACAATCTGTCTGTCCAAGCAGACATTGAAAACAGGTGCCATAAGAACAACAATTTGAATACCGAAGTTGGacttcttaaacaaaaaatacatacttttattttaaaaatctttcaaatttACAAACTTTCTTtaagattacaaaaaaaatcaatcttCTCAATTTACTCCCATTTTCTCCAAAGCTTCTGCAGCCGCTAAACCCATTTGATGCTCTGACGACCCTGCCGGttccattttcaatatcaaggCACTTTCCTTTAAAAGTTGTATGACttctttgatattttgattaaattgttTGCGCGTTATCAAGTTATTCATTATCATATACTGTGATAGCATCATAATCGGCGCATGCAACTCATACATGATCAGACCTCTTAATCTTGTCAGACCCGGTTCTAAAACATCTATTACTTCTAAAAATTCTTTACAATATCTTTGTTTTCTTTGCAAATCTTCCAAAGACAGTTGAGGCAATAAGTAGTTGTCAATTTTGCCATATAATTGACAGAGAGAGTATTTGGCCGACAGAAGGAGATAATGATGTGGACCCAAGATATCGTTATATCTGAAAAAATATATgctattaaaaatgtttcttttatttctctagactctttcctttttaaaaagttttccaaGCCGGGCACATCATGTACATCTATTGATTCCAGATCATTGTTGATTTTATCCAAAAGTTTTGATACCTCCGGGGCCAGAAGGATTTGGGGGCAGCTAGAGCATCTGTATAGATACAAAAACAAGAGaatcaaataaaacttaatCTTTTTCAGCATAAAtcgtagattatagactagacaatagactacacaatagactagactatagactagactatagactagactatagactagactatagactagactatagactagattatagactagactatagactagactatagactagactatagactagactatagactagactatagactagactatagactagactatagactagactatagactagactatagactagactatagactaaactttagactacactttagaatagactttagactacactttagaatagactttagactagactataaactaaagacgaggctatagactaggctataatctACACTAgagagactggactatagacaagacttaatataagtttttatattcaaaCTAACTTCCAATCCGCTTCCTGTTCCAAAGGCTTCGTGGCCCTTATGAAACCCTTTTTACATTTCATACACCTAATAGCGCTGCAATCTGTACCCAATTCATACGGATCCGAGCAGCGTTTACAGCAGCACCAAAACAGTTTACCAGCTTGCATAAAATCACGGCGTTTTAAAGTACCCTGAGAAAAAGTaagcaaacatttttgtttagtaAGATAATATATGAGATTTTCGATCTCCACAGCAAAGCCTGCTAAATTGAGATGTAAGAAAGCCATTATTAAAAGCTGCAATTAGAAAGCTTAAgcaatttgtagaaaaatttagaGTAATTAAAGCTTTTCTCTTGCTCCCACCTGTAAGGTGTAGGCATAACTTAAGGTCAAGGCCTCTCCCTTCTTCACCGACCTCGAGGTGCGCAATATGATATCGTATGTCTTGGGATCATCTGTATGCGAGGTGTTCGGACAACAATCATGAGCCAATAGGAAAGCACTAGGATATAAAGTACGTGCTTTGGCAAAATTTTGAccaatttcaaaacaatttacatCCAAAATACCAcaaattgtatgtatttcttcGGCGGTAAATTGTCCGCCCATATGCCAAGTTTCACGTAAATATGTCACTACATTACTTTCATAATGACTCCATAGTTCGGCATTAAGTTTACGCATTTCTAAATGCGATTCCATTAGCATGATTCGTTTATAGAGATCGGGTGAATGTTGTTTCATTAGGAGTATGCGAACGATGAGTACCAGTTCGTagagatttttaattttcactggTGAAGCAGTGTCAATGAGAGGTTTAGAGGTATTCTCCTCTTTGAAGAGTTCACATTCATAGGTAGAATGACCCTCCAGCTGGTGGTAACCACGACAGGCAGGACCACACATGGGCCAATGGCAAGAGGGACATCTGAAAAGGTTTCGTATtagtttgttttatgaaaaagttttagtCTTAAACTAATTCACCTATACTGTGTGGCCTTCAATGTTACCGGCATATAACAGCCCAAACAAACGGGATCCGCTGAAACACAGGGTCCTACAGCCAAAGGTTTCTCGGTGATCAAAATTTCTCCCGGCTTTAAATCACGTTTAGCCACCAAATATCTGCCATAGATATCGGACATTGCAATGGTATAAGGCAAATTAGCATCCTCTGTCTTGACGCTTAACTTCAATTGTTTTAAATCTTCCGTTAATTCCTCCACCTCTGGCTGCTGTGGCGGGGTATTGACCGGTGTATGATgacgttgttgttttttcttatttttctaaaataaaatttattttttgtaaaatatatttgtttgtttttgttgggcttaataaataaatcaatatcatttactaATTATGGCGCAGagttttctaatttaattacattttaatattttcctcaAGACACGCAAAGTAAACTAATAATCCTCCAACTAAATCCCCCAGACACACCACCCTTAACTTaccatatacaaataataattaattgtttttctccTGCTATTACGCTACCCCCACTCTACGCTTCTATTAAGCAAAAACTTTTCCTCAACTATGGCCATCGCAGcgcgagaaaaaaaaaaacaattaaaaaatcattttcatttaatacttTCGCACCGCCAAGTCTATTTTATGTTGCTTCAAATCAACAGGTGTAATAAGTCTCTCGACTCTTCTTGCTACCACCACTACCGACTGTTCGATATTCCTATAAAATTTGCTTTCCCCCTTGCTTTGCGCGCACACCACCCGTCGAACACATGTTTTTACGTTGATAAatcttttgttaacattttgtcttaaattgtatttttggcCCTAAATTTTTCGTTCACGCTAATTATTTCACAAATTGTGGCTGGCAGACACGCATAAAAGTGTTGTAaatgtgttttcctttttttctcttttcgtATAAACATACAtgtgaatgaatgtatgtatatgtatgtataaatatatatttataaatatttggcaCGCGTCTGCGGAATAATTTTCAACCATTAACCAATTAAGCGAGAAATCAATAAAGGAgaaatgcaaaaacattaaTCATTATAAgctggactataaattagactataaactagactatggacaagactacagactagactataaactagactatcgattagactatggactactatATTGACTAGACGaaggactaaactatagaatagaataaagacatgactatagaccagagtaAAGACTAGGGTATAAATTATACTATAAACAAGATAATAGATTAAAATATTGACAtataacatagactagactgtagactagaatataaactatactataaactaaaccatagactagactatagactagactatagactagactatagactagactatagactagactatagactagactatagactagactatagactagNNNNNNNNNNNNNNNNNNNNNNNNNNNNNNNNNNNNNNNNNNNNNNNNNNNNNNNNNNNNNNNNNNNNNNNNNNNNNNNNNNNNNNNNNNNNNNNNNNNNtctagttctgttctagttctgttcttgttctgttctagttctgttctagttctgttctagttctgttctagttctgttctagttctgttctagttatgttctagttcttttctagttctgttctagttctgttgtagttctgttctagttctgttctagttctgttctagttctgttttagttctgttttagttctgttctagttctgttttagatctgtttcagttaatttctagttgcattctagttgtgttcttgttttgttctacttctgttctagttgtgttctagtgctgtttttgttctgttttagaACTGTTtaagttgtgttctagttgtgttctagttctgttttagttctgttatagtttagttttattgtttcgtatattttcattcaccctttaaattattttcaaaaaacccacaaataatataaacaaaattattcagCAACTACAAAAATATCTGTCGCTGatcataaattttcttgaaaattttttattacatattttcctTACTCTCAGCATTGcatatcataaaaatatttcttcgtTTTTGAGAGGATTTACCGGGAAATTCGGCTAGCTCCCTTTACTCTCCCCTAATAATTGAGTGtagcatttaaattttcttaaataaactacaaaatttttcttatttattatttaaatgatttagaaaattttcaacaagttGTCTCAGTTTCCAACCAACCAAGCGAGTGATCAAAATGTGTGTATTTTGAATGCGGAGGGCGTGAATGTGCGATCGTGTGTGTGTTCTGTGATTTTTATGCattctataaataattaaatttgaataaaaataaaagcacaaaaaaacagaaaaatattaaacaaagaaaCGTTTTGTTTTCGGAAAGAAGaaaacagtttaattttttttaataaaatatatcaaGTGAAAGTAGCAGAAATATGCCGCATAAGAAAAATGTAATTgagtgaaaattttttgaagaaagtGATAGAAATttgattcaaaattataaaaattttaaaaattttttattaaaatctacatataaTAACTTCAACTTAAACTTGCTAATATCaaagacattttttaacatttgattGTTTTTCACGATAAAATTTTCCACAGTGACagatttaaaaccaaaattttaaatatttattttaaacatttacattgttgttcaaaaattaaaaataaatttcgtaAAGACGCAAAATATTTGAGAATAAAGTGAAATTAAACGTATTTTATTCTGATGAAAAGatttctcaaatatttttgaaaaaaagtaacgacaatttgtttttgaataaaagtGTGTTAAATGCAAACGATTGCGGTGAAATGCTGACAAAAACCCAGTGAGCAATTCAGTATAGAATAAAGAATAGTGTCTGCCAAAGGATCTGGTGATCTGTTGccctaaagaaatttttctttaatttttaattggatatatgcacaaacacataattttctacgagaaaaaaaaaattattaaaattttttacaacacttctattattttaaataataaaccaaataaattttggtattgaaaatacttaaaagaAAACAGTATTTCAACTGCAGCagatctgttttagttctattttaaaatacgtatgaacatatatacatttaacacaCTTTGCACTtaagtttcattaaaaaaaatatataaagacaatttttttgatGTGTATGTTGAAATGTATTGACAGTTTGtggcatttaaataaaatttcaaataatttgcgGTGACATGTTAAAGGTGTCAAAAGCAAATtgaaatgaaagatttttttaaatggaaagTCTATTAGAAGTAGAGAGTATTTAACAATTAATGACAAGAAGCAATTAgctaaagattttataaataagaatattgattaaaatatttaatgaaatttttcttaattatgtaATAAGTCTAATTTTGTAAAGTCTAATCATAGtccagtcatagtctagtcatagcctagtcatagtctagtaatagtctagtcaaagtctagtcaaagtctagccatagtctagtcatagggTAGTCATAggctagttatagtctagtcatagtccagTCATAGTCTagacatagtctagtcatagtctaattATAGTctaattatagtctagtcatagtctaatctatagtttagtctatagtctagtctatagcctagtctatagtctagtatgtagtctagtctatagtctagtctatggtctagtctatagtctagtctatggtctagtctacattctagtctatagtctagtctatggtctagtctacattctagtctagtctacaatctttATTATACTCTAGGCTATAatttggtctatagactagtcatagtcaagtcataatctaatctatagtctagtctaatctatagtctaggccatagtctagtctatagtttagcctatagtctagtctattgcttagtatatagtctagtctatggtctagtctatggtctagtctatagtctagtctatagcctagtctatagtctagtctatagtctagtctatagtctagtctatagtctagtctatagtctagtctatagtctagtctatagtctagtctatagtctagtctatagtctagtctatagtctagtctatagtctagtctatagtctagtctatagtctagtctatagtctagtctatagtctagtctatagtctagtctatagtctagtctatagtctagtctatagtccagtctgtggtttagtctatagtctagtctatggtcaagtctatattctagtctagtctacaatcttaattatactgtagtctataatttggtctatagactagtcaacagtctagctTAAAGTCcactctatactatagtctagttttaagtctagtctataatttagtctatagtcttgtctatagattattctatagtctagtccatagtctagtctatagtccagtccatagtctagcttattgtctactctatactatagtctatagtatagttttaagtctagtttatactttagtctatagtgtagtctatagtcttgtctatagactagtctatattctagtctataatcttgtctatagtatagtctatagtccagggtatagtatagtctatggtctataatctagtctataatcttgtctatagtatagtctatagtccagggtatagtatagtctatggtctagtttatagtaaagtctatggccttgtctatagtctagtctatagtctagtctatagtctagtctatagtctagtctatagtctagtctatagtctagtctatagtctagtctatagtctagtctataNNNNNNNNNNNNNNNNNNNNNNNNNNNNNNNNNNNNNNNNNNNNNNNNNNNNNNNNNNNNNNNNNNNNNNNNNNNNNNNNNNNNNNNNNNNNNNNNNNNNgaacagaactagaacagaactagaacagaactagaacagaactagaacagaactagaacagaactagaacagaactagaaca is part of the Lucilia cuprina isolate Lc7/37 chromosome 3, ASM2204524v1, whole genome shotgun sequence genome and harbors:
- the LOC111689450 gene encoding SET domain-containing protein SmydA-8, which translates into the protein MKNKKKQQRHHTPVNTPPQQPEVEELTEDLKQLKLSVKTEDANLPYTIAMSDIYGRYLVAKRDLKPGEILITEKPLAVGPCVSADPVCLGCYMPVTLKATQYRCPSCHWPMCGPACRGYHQLEGHSTYECELFKEENTSKPLIDTASPVKIKNLYELVLIVRILLMKQHSPDLYKRIMLMESHLEMRKLNAELWSHYESNVVTYLRETWHMGGQFTAEEIHTICGILDVNCFEIGQNFAKARTLYPSAFLLAHDCCPNTSHTDDPKTYDIILRTSRSVKKGEALTLSYAYTLQGTLKRRDFMQAGKLFWCCCKRCSDPYELGTDCSAIRCMKCKKGFIRATKPLEQEADWKCSSCPQILLAPEVSKLLDKINNDLESIDVHDVPGLENFLKRYNDILGPHHYLLLSAKYSLCQLYGKIDNYLLPQLSLEDLQRKQRYCKEFLEVIDVLEPGLTRLRGLIMYELHAPIMMLSQYMIMNNLITRKQFNQNIKEVIQLLKESALILKMEPAGSSEHQMGLAAAEALEKMGVN